From the genome of Bradyrhizobium elkanii USDA 76, one region includes:
- a CDS encoding ATP-binding protein, translating into MIEADDLASAPDEISAAQWRQIVNGATDTAIISADERGLVTSWNTGASRILGWSEPEMLGKSLDRIFAADAGQAQLRKEMEDATAHGRGGGQEGWRLRKDGSRFWAVGELSPIREGGKIVGFVKILRDRTIQREAEEMIREERHSLEVLNRAGSALALETDLQRLVQIVTDAGVELSGAEFGAFFYNLTNEAGESYMLYTLSGAPLEAFSKFPMPRNTEVFAPTFNGEGIVRSDDITKDPRYGKNAPRRGMPEGHLPVRSYLAVPVISRTGDVIGGLFFGHGKPGVFSERSERGLSGLAAEAAVAIDNVRLSQASHREIAERKRAQEALVELNATLEKQVIERTEQLKRNEEALRQSQKMEAVGQLTGGVAHDFNNLLQVIMGNLDTLQRNVPSDSAHLQRAVRHAMNGAQRAASLTQRLLAFSRRQPLDPKPIDVNVLVNGLSEMVHRTLGETIAVETVLGAGLWRVEADPNELEAAILNLAVNARDAMPNGGRLTLETGNAHIDEAYVAAHREVVAGQYVVISVTDTGVGMDRQTVAQAFEPFFTTKPVGKGTGLGLSQVYGFVKQSGGHVKIYSELGQGTTVKIYLPRLLGDSSDDTTPDETLNPEATQEETILVVEDDADVRAYSVDSLRELGYRVLEAHDGPAALRILDRQPRVDLLFTDVVLPGGMTGAQVAAQARAIRPSLKVLFTTGYARNSIIHHGRLDKGVQLIVKPFSFNELAAKVRDVMDQVEN; encoded by the coding sequence ATGATCGAAGCTGACGACCTCGCAAGCGCGCCCGATGAAATCAGCGCGGCCCAGTGGCGTCAGATCGTCAATGGCGCGACTGATACGGCCATCATCAGCGCCGATGAACGCGGACTCGTTACCAGCTGGAATACCGGCGCGAGCCGGATCCTTGGCTGGAGCGAACCCGAAATGCTCGGCAAGTCCTTGGACCGGATCTTTGCCGCGGACGCTGGCCAGGCGCAGTTGCGCAAAGAAATGGAAGATGCGACCGCGCACGGTAGGGGCGGCGGCCAGGAAGGCTGGCGCCTCCGCAAAGACGGGAGCCGTTTCTGGGCGGTGGGCGAACTGAGCCCGATCCGCGAGGGCGGAAAGATCGTCGGTTTCGTCAAGATCCTGCGCGACCGCACGATCCAGCGGGAGGCCGAGGAGATGATCCGTGAAGAGCGGCATTCGCTCGAAGTGCTCAATCGCGCCGGATCGGCCCTCGCCCTCGAGACTGATCTCCAGCGCCTGGTGCAAATCGTAACGGATGCGGGCGTCGAACTCAGCGGTGCCGAGTTTGGGGCGTTTTTCTACAACCTCACCAACGAGGCCGGCGAAAGCTACATGCTCTACACGCTTTCGGGAGCGCCGCTGGAGGCATTTTCGAAGTTTCCGATGCCGCGAAATACCGAAGTGTTCGCGCCGACCTTCAACGGCGAGGGCATCGTGCGCTCCGACGATATCACCAAGGATCCCCGCTATGGCAAGAATGCGCCGCGTCGAGGCATGCCCGAAGGCCATCTGCCCGTCCGGAGCTATCTCGCCGTTCCCGTGATTTCGCGGACGGGGGATGTGATCGGAGGCCTGTTCTTTGGCCACGGCAAGCCTGGCGTCTTTTCGGAGCGCTCCGAGCGGGGCCTCTCGGGGCTCGCCGCCGAAGCGGCCGTGGCAATCGACAATGTCCGTCTTTCGCAGGCGTCGCACCGCGAAATCGCAGAACGCAAGCGCGCCCAGGAGGCGCTCGTCGAGTTGAATGCCACGCTGGAAAAGCAGGTGATCGAGCGCACCGAACAGCTTAAGCGCAACGAGGAGGCGCTGCGGCAGTCCCAAAAGATGGAAGCGGTCGGGCAGTTGACGGGTGGGGTCGCCCACGACTTCAACAACCTCCTCCAGGTGATCATGGGAAATCTCGACACGTTGCAGCGTAATGTTCCTTCGGATTCCGCGCATCTGCAGCGCGCCGTGCGTCACGCGATGAATGGCGCCCAACGGGCCGCCTCGCTTACCCAGCGCCTTCTCGCGTTCTCGCGCCGCCAGCCCCTCGATCCCAAGCCGATCGACGTGAACGTTCTGGTCAACGGCCTTTCCGAGATGGTCCATCGCACGCTCGGCGAGACGATCGCCGTGGAGACCGTGCTCGGCGCCGGGTTGTGGCGCGTGGAAGCCGACCCCAATGAGCTCGAGGCTGCCATCCTCAATCTCGCCGTCAACGCTCGCGATGCCATGCCAAATGGGGGAAGGCTAACACTTGAGACCGGTAACGCCCACATCGACGAAGCCTATGTCGCGGCACATAGGGAAGTGGTGGCGGGCCAGTACGTCGTCATATCGGTCACCGACACCGGCGTTGGCATGGACCGGCAGACCGTGGCGCAAGCGTTCGAGCCATTCTTCACGACGAAACCCGTCGGCAAAGGCACGGGACTTGGGCTGAGCCAAGTGTATGGCTTCGTCAAGCAGTCGGGCGGTCATGTGAAGATTTATTCGGAACTTGGGCAGGGCACCACCGTCAAAATTTACCTGCCTCGCCTGTTAGGCGACTCGTCGGATGACACCACACCTGATGAGACGCTCAATCCGGAGGCGACCCAGGAAGAGACCATTCTCGTCGTCGAGGACGACGCCGACGTCAGAGCCTACTCTGTCGACAGCCTCCGCGAGCTGGGCTATCGCGTGCTGGAGGCCCATGATGGGCCGGCGGCTCTGCGGATCCTAGACCGGCAACCCCGAGTGGATCTCCTGTTTACAGACGTGGTCCTTCCGGGCGGTATGACGGGCGCGCAGGTCGCCGCTCAAGCCAGAGCCATCCGCCCCTCCTTGAAGGTGCTGTTCACTACCGGATATGCCCGCAACTCGATCATTCATCACGGCCGGCTCGATAAGGGCGTGCAATTGATCGTCAAGCCCTTCAGCTTCAATGAACTGGCCGCCAAGGTACGCGACGTGATGGATCAAGTCGAAAACTGA
- a CDS encoding nuclear transport factor 2 family protein → MGAPETFDAMAIVVDLLDACRDRRMSDLLGLYDEDTTVECCEGGRFEGRRALRSYWTLRLADQPPGPFQIEAIVPEDGGIYLEYRDAGGRLFRTRLRLNTAGKIVHSTCNPLVTNDEAFTV, encoded by the coding sequence ATGGGTGCACCCGAGACTTTCGATGCCATGGCCATCGTCGTCGATTTGCTCGACGCGTGCCGGGACCGGCGAATGTCCGATCTGCTCGGCCTGTACGACGAAGACACCACCGTGGAATGCTGCGAAGGCGGGAGGTTCGAGGGCAGGCGGGCATTGCGTTCCTATTGGACGCTGAGGTTGGCGGATCAGCCTCCCGGCCCCTTCCAGATCGAGGCGATCGTGCCGGAAGACGGCGGCATCTACCTCGAGTACCGCGATGCAGGGGGACGGCTGTTCCGGACGCGTCTCCGCTTGAACACCGCCGGCAAGATCGTGCACTCGACCTGCAATCCGCTGGTCACCAACGATGAGGCGTTTACGGTTTGA